The Nitratidesulfovibrio sp. genome window below encodes:
- the ribD gene encoding bifunctional diaminohydroxyphosphoribosylaminopyrimidine deaminase/5-amino-6-(5-phosphoribosylamino)uracil reductase RibD — protein MTAPYPFEIFMREAIALARRGRWRAAPNPTVGAVLVRDGRIVARGYHTACGMPHAEVECLRDAAANGVDPAACTLVVTLEPCNHHGKTPPCSRAVLDAGIRHVVVGMPDPNPVARGGAEFLRQHGVHVEMGVCEQDCRDLVADFVTWKKTDLPYVILKLASTLDGRIATRTGHSQWISCAASRRRVHAIRAGAGHAGGAVLVGGGTLFADNPLLTARCGDFSDAFPVAPQGGCPNVDDAAAPRRQPLAVAVTSRMDEVAARAGDLVLLQQRAADAIFWTTEAAAASPAADTVRAMGTRVWGLPGLSSTENTGGTGLDLRAGLARLRSEAGCLYVLCEGGGQLGLALLEAGLVHEFELHLAPKVLGDNAARPLFDGRAPLRMDDALGLRVAATATSDEDLVITLRPKA, from the coding sequence ATGACAGCGCCGTATCCCTTTGAAATTTTCATGCGCGAGGCCATCGCGCTTGCCCGGCGGGGTCGCTGGCGTGCAGCGCCCAACCCCACGGTGGGCGCGGTGCTGGTGCGCGACGGCCGGATAGTGGCGCGCGGCTATCACACGGCCTGCGGCATGCCCCACGCCGAGGTGGAATGCCTGCGCGACGCGGCGGCAAACGGCGTGGACCCGGCAGCCTGCACCCTGGTGGTCACGCTGGAGCCGTGCAACCACCACGGCAAGACGCCCCCCTGTTCGCGGGCGGTGCTGGATGCGGGTATCCGCCACGTGGTGGTGGGCATGCCCGACCCCAACCCCGTGGCCAGGGGCGGTGCGGAGTTTTTGCGCCAGCACGGCGTGCATGTTGAAATGGGCGTGTGCGAGCAGGACTGCCGCGACCTGGTGGCCGACTTCGTCACCTGGAAAAAGACGGACCTGCCCTACGTCATCCTGAAGCTGGCCAGCACGCTGGACGGGCGCATCGCCACCCGCACGGGCCATTCGCAGTGGATAAGCTGCGCGGCTTCGCGCCGCCGGGTGCATGCCATCCGCGCGGGCGCGGGCCATGCCGGGGGGGCGGTGCTGGTGGGCGGTGGAACCCTGTTCGCCGACAACCCGCTGCTGACCGCCCGCTGCGGTGACTTTTCCGATGCTTTTCCCGTCGCCCCCCAAGGGGGGTGCCCCAACGTTGACGATGCAGCCGCCCCGCGCCGCCAGCCTTTGGCCGTGGCCGTCACCTCGCGCATGGACGAGGTGGCCGCGCGGGCTGGCGACCTTGTTCTGCTGCAACAGCGGGCGGCGGACGCCATTTTCTGGACCACCGAGGCCGCTGCGGCATCCCCGGCAGCGGACACGGTGCGCGCCATGGGCACACGGGTGTGGGGACTGCCGGGCTTGAGCAGCACGGAGAACACGGGCGGCACTGGGCTGGATCTGCGCGCGGGCTTGGCCCGGTTGCGCAGCGAAGCCGGTTGCCTGTACGTGCTGTGCGAGGGCGGCGGCCAGTTGGGGCTGGCCCTGCTGGAAGCCGGGCTGGTGCATGAATTCGAGTTGCACCTGGCCCCCAAGGTGCTGGGCGACAACGCGGCGCGCCCCCTGTTCGACGGGCGCGCGCCCCTGCGCATGGACGATGCGCTGGGCCTGCGCGTGGCCGCCACCGCCACCAGCGACGAAGACCTTGTCATCACACTGCGCCCCAAGGCGTAG
- the glyA gene encoding serine hydroxymethyltransferase, whose amino-acid sequence MDELLIQDPEVGRAVTLEIERQTGKLELIASENFVSAAVRQAQGSVLTHKYAEGYPGKRYYGGCEFVDIAENLAIDRAKAIFGCGYANVQPHSGSQANMGVYFACLKPGDTILGMNLSHGGHLTHGSPVNFSGRLYNVVFYGVKKETGCIDYDEVATLAREHKPTLIVAGASAYPRTIDFARFRAIADEVGAKLMVDMAHIAGLVATGLHPTPIGQAHYTTTTTHKTLRGPRGGMILSDEDNAKTLNSQIFPGIQGGPLMHVIAAKAVAFGEALRPTFADYQKQVVKNAVTLAGCLTAAGYDLVSGGTDNHLMLMDLTAKDITGKDAEHALDKAGMTANKNTVPFETRSPFVTSGVRLGTPALTTRGMKEAEMEKVAAWIVDALANVNNETRLAAISREVEVFARQFPLFAW is encoded by the coding sequence ATGGACGAACTGCTGATTCAAGACCCGGAAGTGGGTCGCGCGGTCACTCTTGAAATCGAACGTCAGACCGGCAAGCTCGAACTCATCGCGTCCGAGAACTTCGTCTCCGCCGCCGTCCGTCAGGCCCAGGGCAGCGTGCTGACCCACAAGTACGCCGAAGGGTACCCCGGCAAGCGCTACTACGGCGGCTGCGAATTCGTGGACATTGCGGAAAACCTGGCCATCGACCGGGCCAAGGCCATCTTCGGCTGCGGCTACGCCAACGTGCAGCCCCATTCCGGCAGCCAGGCCAACATGGGCGTGTACTTCGCCTGCCTGAAGCCGGGCGACACCATCCTGGGCATGAACCTTTCGCACGGCGGTCACCTGACCCACGGCAGCCCGGTGAACTTCTCCGGTCGCCTGTACAACGTGGTGTTCTACGGCGTGAAGAAGGAAACCGGCTGCATCGACTACGACGAAGTGGCCACCCTTGCCCGCGAGCACAAGCCCACCCTTATCGTGGCCGGTGCCAGCGCCTATCCGCGCACCATCGACTTTGCCCGGTTCCGCGCCATTGCCGACGAAGTGGGCGCCAAGCTGATGGTGGACATGGCCCACATCGCGGGCCTGGTGGCCACGGGCCTGCACCCCACCCCCATCGGGCAGGCCCACTACACCACCACCACCACCCACAAGACCCTGCGCGGCCCGCGCGGCGGCATGATCCTGTCCGACGAGGACAACGCCAAGACCCTGAACAGCCAGATTTTCCCCGGCATCCAGGGTGGCCCGCTGATGCACGTCATCGCGGCCAAGGCGGTGGCCTTCGGCGAGGCGTTGCGCCCCACCTTTGCCGACTACCAGAAGCAGGTGGTGAAGAACGCCGTCACGCTGGCAGGTTGCCTGACCGCCGCCGGGTACGACCTAGTTTCCGGCGGCACCGACAACCACCTGATGCTCATGGACCTGACGGCCAAGGACATCACCGGCAAGGACGCCGAGCACGCGCTGGACAAGGCGGGCATGACCGCCAACAAGAACACCGTGCCCTTCGAGACCCGTTCGCCCTTCGTGACTTCCGGCGTGCGCCTGGGCACCCCCGCCCTGACCACGCGCGGCATGAAGGAAGCGGAAATGGAAAAGGTGGCCGCGTGGATCGTGGACGCCCTGGCCAACGTGAACAACGAGACCCGGCTTGCGGCCATCAGCCGCGAAGTGGAAGTCTTTGCGCGGCAGTTCCCGCTGTTCGCCTGGTAG
- a CDS encoding riboflavin synthase: MFTGIIQGQGGIVAVEGAGKETRLRIRPLFMLSDIMVGESIAANGVCLTVETHGGSRDAAWYTCYASAETMRLTTLADLKTGDRVNLERALAMGDRLGGHMVAGHVDCVATVAEVREEGQSRRYRLKFPQEFGPQVIPKGSVALDGVSLTVNHCGPDFLEVNVIPETQRVTTIAGWKPGVRVNMETDLIGKYVQRMLSAWQGGPSATGHAASGSGGGGALTVEFLKEHGF; encoded by the coding sequence ATGTTCACCGGCATCATTCAGGGACAGGGCGGCATCGTGGCCGTGGAGGGCGCGGGCAAGGAAACCCGCCTGCGCATCCGGCCCCTGTTCATGCTGTCCGACATTATGGTGGGTGAATCCATCGCGGCCAACGGCGTGTGCCTGACCGTGGAAACCCACGGCGGCAGCCGCGATGCCGCGTGGTACACCTGCTACGCCTCTGCGGAAACCATGCGCCTGACCACCCTGGCCGACCTCAAGACCGGCGACAGGGTGAACCTGGAACGCGCGCTGGCCATGGGCGACCGGCTGGGCGGGCACATGGTGGCGGGCCACGTGGACTGCGTGGCCACCGTGGCCGAGGTGCGCGAAGAAGGCCAGTCGCGCCGCTACCGGCTGAAGTTTCCGCAGGAATTCGGCCCCCAGGTCATCCCCAAGGGCTCCGTGGCCCTTGACGGGGTGAGCCTGACGGTTAATCATTGCGGCCCGGATTTTCTGGAGGTCAACGTCATTCCCGAAACGCAGCGGGTTACCACCATCGCAGGGTGGAAGCCCGGAGTCCGCGTGAACATGGAGACGGACCTCATCGGCAAGTACGTGCAGCGCATGCTTTCGGCATGGCAGGGCGGTCCATCCGCCACCGGCCATGCTGCCTCCGGCTCCGGCGGGGGCGGTGCGCTGACCGTGGAATTCCTGAAGGAACACGGCTTCTAG
- a CDS encoding cytidine/deoxycytidylate deaminase family protein: MSRLPWPQYFMEITYLVAERSTCTRRKVGAIAVKDKRILATGYNGAPSGVAHCLDVGCLRAQLGVPSGQRHEICRGLHAEQNVIVQAAIHGISLSGSEIYCTTQPCLICTKMLINCGVTAIRYAESYPDQLAEDMLRESGVRYEVLPFTPRTGSPCLPPVIPNAPDIPNAPDGPDVPGGTPGSGDGSCGCGGGCACGSRSRP; this comes from the coding sequence CTGTCCCGCCTCCCCTGGCCCCAGTACTTCATGGAGATCACCTACCTCGTGGCCGAGCGTTCCACCTGCACCCGGCGCAAAGTGGGAGCCATCGCGGTGAAGGACAAGCGCATTCTGGCCACGGGGTACAACGGCGCGCCTTCCGGCGTGGCCCACTGCCTGGACGTGGGCTGCCTGCGCGCACAGCTGGGCGTGCCCTCTGGCCAGCGCCACGAAATCTGCCGGGGGCTGCACGCAGAACAGAATGTCATCGTGCAAGCCGCCATCCACGGCATTTCGCTGTCGGGTTCGGAAATCTACTGCACCACCCAGCCCTGCCTGATCTGCACCAAGATGCTCATCAACTGCGGCGTCACGGCCATCCGCTACGCGGAATCGTACCCCGACCAACTGGCCGAGGACATGCTGCGCGAATCGGGCGTGCGGTACGAGGTGCTGCCCTTCACCCCGCGCACGGGCAGTCCCTGCCTGCCGCCGGTCATCCCCAATGCGCCGGACATCCCCAATGCGCCGGACGGTCCCGATGTGCCCGGCGGCACTCCCGGCAGCGGCGACGGCAGCTGTGGCTGCGGGGGCGGCTGCGCCTGCGGGAGCAGGTCGCGCCCATGA